The Sediminitomix flava genome includes a window with the following:
- a CDS encoding ATP-binding response regulator has product MKYAQDINTLIEEIEELKTENELLKKNNNSGQSLQMKISELEQEVKSTVVEKNRYISVITHELRTPLNAIIGMAHLLESKSPRDDQKELIDTLVYSSNKLLSLINDTLDLSKLEAGMLQLESKSFNIYQLIEQTQKLFEPKAKDKQIRFFTFIDSNIPQNIKGDETRLSQILNNIVSNAIKFTEQGEVCIMVKLVERKENTIILEFEIKDSGIGIPQDMQGQIFEPFRQAEKSTFRKFGGTGLGLSITKNLVEFHNGTLDLKSKEAEGTTFIIKLPYDLEEEKEEIVSDESENQSSEEFKDLSVLYVEDIGPNQFLMKGFCSNWGIKLDIASEGEECMKLLESNIYDVILMDIRMPGKDGYEVSKDIRMLDSEFAKNVPIYAVTANTYEHSKNKYEEAGMNGYLPKPIDPDKLKDIFILHNEDKKKQATKVETPKQNDVDIFSTLDVLFIDNKEDYRVLLSLMLKEFDGYENDLLTAITNKDLDVISFIRHSMKSTLETLNQKLIINKLNQVDRDELNKTDLIQLQNEVKEQLIQLKGLIRNKIEILNEVGTIV; this is encoded by the coding sequence ATGAAGTACGCACAAGATATTAATACTCTAATCGAAGAAATTGAGGAATTGAAAACTGAAAATGAGTTATTGAAAAAGAATAATAACTCAGGTCAATCCCTTCAAATGAAAATCTCAGAACTGGAACAAGAAGTTAAAAGTACAGTCGTTGAGAAAAATAGGTATATATCTGTGATCACTCATGAATTGAGAACTCCTTTAAATGCCATTATTGGAATGGCGCATTTACTTGAAAGTAAATCTCCAAGAGACGATCAGAAAGAACTCATTGATACATTGGTTTATTCTTCCAATAAATTATTAAGTCTTATAAACGACACCTTAGATTTATCGAAGTTAGAAGCAGGGATGCTACAACTAGAATCAAAAAGCTTTAATATTTATCAGCTCATCGAACAAACTCAAAAACTATTTGAGCCAAAAGCTAAAGATAAACAAATCAGATTCTTCACTTTCATTGATTCTAATATCCCTCAAAATATTAAAGGTGATGAAACTAGACTTTCACAAATCCTAAATAATATCGTCAGTAACGCCATCAAATTCACTGAACAAGGTGAAGTTTGTATTATGGTGAAACTTGTGGAAAGAAAAGAGAATACAATTATTCTAGAGTTTGAGATTAAAGACTCTGGTATCGGAATTCCACAAGATATGCAAGGGCAAATATTTGAACCTTTCCGACAGGCTGAAAAATCTACTTTCAGAAAATTTGGAGGTACAGGATTAGGACTTAGTATCACGAAAAATCTAGTTGAATTCCATAACGGAACTCTAGACTTAAAAAGTAAAGAAGCAGAAGGGACAACATTCATCATAAAACTTCCTTATGACCTGGAAGAAGAAAAAGAAGAAATTGTTTCCGATGAAAGTGAAAATCAATCCTCTGAAGAGTTTAAAGATTTGAGTGTTCTATATGTTGAAGATATTGGACCAAATCAATTTTTGATGAAAGGCTTCTGCTCCAACTGGGGAATTAAGCTTGATATTGCATCTGAAGGAGAAGAATGCATGAAACTTCTGGAAAGTAATATATACGATGTCATTCTGATGGATATTAGAATGCCTGGTAAAGACGGCTATGAAGTTTCAAAAGATATCAGAATGTTAGATTCTGAATTCGCAAAGAATGTCCCAATCTATGCGGTTACGGCCAACACCTATGAGCATAGTAAAAACAAATATGAAGAAGCGGGAATGAATGGCTATCTACCTAAACCAATCGATCCTGATAAGCTTAAAGATATTTTCATTCTTCATAACGAAGATAAAAAGAAACAAGCAACAAAAGTAGAAACTCCAAAACAGAATGATGTTGACATTTTTTCAACATTAGATGTCTTATTTATTGATAATAAAGAGGATTACAGAGTTTTATTAAGTTTGATGCTGAAAGAATTTGATGGTTATGAAAATGATTTATTGACTGCTATCACAAATAAAGATCTAGATGTGATTTCATTCATTAGACATAGCATGAAAAGCACTTTAGAGACTTTAAATCAAAAGCTAATTATCAATAAACTAAATCAAGTTGATAGAGATGAATTAAATAAAACTGACTTAATTCAACTTCAAAATGAAGTAAAAGAACAACTCATTCAACTCAAGGGCTTAATAAGAAATAAGATTGAGATCTTAAACGAAGTAGGCACTATCGTTTAA
- a CDS encoding ATP-binding protein, translated as MRYLNKIVFINSSSLPYSEVSLGGNIHFVGSNGFGKTTLLRAILFFYHPTSEKRELGIKENQQSFSEYYFEEFGSYMIYEIHTETNNVCLFLYKKGGRLQFRFIDAPYEKDFFIKDRKAKSLENIFADLEAREISFTDEIRRYADVRNIIYGATEKREYQKYGLFHGKTSIKRQKLTTIPKAIANIFRSSSLNSDYIKRAIIEAIAEENVRPIELEVISRQISKFENTRRDLLNFEKYKPKAEELISQHDEFISTKSKLENVAIQLGQEVKSASSKAIVFKADLEKAQQALNGIEDSLHEKQDYFDQQKTLINQKIGVPKNHLKTIKSLRKKYAEIIRSEGVFSIESILEEHQNETLLKDQLSHHQSIKETLMAEVKEVEQRFSEEESSLRQKRSAYQQEIENEKINLKSSFIDRLEELKEKQQEKIQELQSEYEKDRDSVEQHIEEKREKLQALNEEKAQITHKDFSSERFDLISKEIQKLDAQLKDIEQNILLFRKEAEGLKALNESQLKALKAQFESNSEKIDLQISQKKNAKESLEAKIKKYEGSLWEFLNENVEDWKQNIGKLIKEEILLQKDLSPTFNNKEEGFFGLKLDLSSLNSSEIQFTDYSNLLEEAEKELIALHEEKLKLQSDFQSEHDLLQQEYQQKYKKLVKDYEENLPYEKTRAERKKKEFILDLEQLEKESSSLKESALEEINSKISVSQRELSEQKEKKNELKQKFENDRISSQDQYNLLSTEILQQQNSAILTLDSQKEKYEADIISRLQSLELRKKEALSEKGVDTKQLQKEEEAINSILQKLNFIDGTKGIVSEYKVNKEQYFDKEEAFKVETQELESQLKAILDRFEDEKTQLNAQRAQFKAEVQTLQNESRNLETQLNEFDRFKSEEMSPYFSLIKFIEEAHETVIGHGETVSELLSTVRGEFARKGEIQAKFTKEVLSYTSKFQKANEMKFPILTGQDDERAIFFFVDKTLRGFIENDLIENVQEQVEKQHSGLISNITREVGDISKVNKSIHETVKQLNDHFEQTNFVGVVKSVKLQFKEKTSGLTGLLMKAKELDSKFNFGDQASFFKEKADSVTNKKSIQLLNDLNAEIQQTNSKYIKIDDFFELQFRVAENNNDTGWVEKLSNVGSEGTDVLVKSMIYITLLNVFKENVFKNNDDYRVHCMIDEVGKLSDRYLRELIDFTNHKNVRLIFGSPNENDPLIYHHVYKLDRNTKTNKVNVIKLVGEA; from the coding sequence ATGAGGTATCTAAATAAAATTGTATTCATAAATAGCTCATCTTTACCCTATTCCGAGGTGAGTCTTGGAGGTAATATTCACTTTGTAGGTTCTAACGGTTTTGGAAAAACAACCCTTCTGAGAGCTATTCTTTTTTTCTATCACCCTACTTCTGAAAAGAGAGAGTTAGGAATCAAAGAAAATCAGCAATCTTTTTCTGAGTATTATTTCGAGGAATTTGGGTCTTACATGATCTATGAAATTCATACTGAGACAAATAATGTATGTCTGTTCCTCTATAAAAAAGGAGGAAGACTTCAGTTTCGATTTATCGATGCGCCATATGAAAAAGATTTCTTCATAAAAGACCGTAAAGCCAAGAGTTTAGAAAACATCTTTGCTGATCTGGAAGCTAGAGAAATCAGTTTTACCGATGAGATCAGAAGATATGCCGATGTACGAAATATCATCTATGGTGCAACTGAAAAAAGAGAATATCAAAAGTATGGATTATTCCATGGTAAGACTTCAATCAAGCGTCAGAAGCTAACGACCATTCCAAAAGCAATTGCTAATATTTTCAGAAGTTCTAGTCTCAACTCTGACTATATAAAAAGAGCAATTATTGAAGCTATTGCAGAAGAAAATGTTCGTCCAATTGAGCTTGAGGTCATCAGTCGTCAAATCTCAAAATTTGAGAATACACGAAGAGATTTACTCAACTTCGAGAAATATAAACCTAAAGCGGAAGAGCTTATTTCTCAACATGACGAATTCATTTCAACAAAATCCAAACTTGAAAACGTTGCTATTCAGCTTGGACAAGAAGTAAAATCTGCCAGTTCTAAAGCCATTGTTTTTAAAGCAGACCTTGAAAAAGCGCAACAAGCTTTAAATGGAATTGAAGATAGTCTTCATGAAAAGCAAGACTACTTTGACCAACAAAAAACATTGATCAACCAAAAAATTGGTGTTCCTAAAAACCACCTTAAAACCATTAAATCGTTGCGTAAAAAATACGCGGAGATTATTCGTAGTGAAGGTGTTTTTTCTATTGAAAGTATTTTAGAGGAACATCAAAATGAAACACTTTTAAAAGATCAACTTAGCCATCATCAAAGTATTAAAGAAACTTTGATGGCTGAAGTTAAGGAAGTAGAACAACGTTTTTCTGAAGAAGAATCAAGTTTACGTCAGAAAAGAAGTGCTTACCAACAAGAGATTGAGAATGAGAAAATCAATCTTAAATCTTCATTTATTGATCGTCTTGAAGAGTTAAAAGAAAAACAGCAAGAGAAGATTCAAGAACTTCAGTCAGAATATGAAAAAGACAGGGATTCTGTTGAACAACATATTGAAGAAAAAAGAGAAAAGCTTCAAGCCTTAAATGAGGAAAAAGCACAAATCACTCATAAGGATTTCAGTAGCGAACGTTTTGATCTGATCTCAAAAGAAATACAGAAACTTGATGCTCAGCTCAAGGATATTGAACAAAATATTCTTCTTTTCAGAAAAGAGGCTGAAGGTCTAAAAGCTCTTAATGAATCTCAGTTAAAGGCACTTAAAGCTCAATTTGAATCTAACTCAGAGAAAATTGACTTACAGATTTCTCAAAAGAAAAACGCTAAAGAATCACTTGAAGCAAAAATCAAGAAGTATGAAGGCTCTCTTTGGGAGTTTTTGAATGAGAATGTTGAAGATTGGAAACAAAATATTGGCAAACTCATTAAGGAAGAAATTCTTTTACAAAAAGACCTTTCCCCTACTTTCAATAATAAAGAAGAGGGATTCTTCGGGTTAAAACTTGATCTGTCTTCGCTGAATAGTTCTGAAATTCAGTTTACGGATTACTCTAATCTATTAGAAGAAGCAGAGAAAGAATTAATAGCACTTCATGAAGAGAAACTAAAACTTCAATCTGATTTCCAATCAGAGCATGACCTTCTTCAGCAAGAATATCAGCAAAAATACAAGAAGCTAGTCAAGGACTATGAGGAAAATTTACCTTATGAAAAGACGAGAGCTGAAAGAAAAAAGAAAGAATTTATTCTTGATTTAGAACAACTTGAAAAGGAGTCTTCAAGCTTAAAAGAAAGTGCTTTAGAGGAAATCAATTCAAAAATTTCAGTTTCACAGCGTGAGCTTTCTGAGCAAAAAGAAAAAAAGAATGAGCTGAAGCAAAAATTTGAGAATGATCGAATTTCCTCACAAGATCAATACAATCTACTTTCGACTGAAATCTTACAGCAGCAAAATTCAGCTATCCTCACTCTTGATTCTCAGAAAGAGAAGTATGAAGCTGACATTATTAGCAGATTACAGAGTTTAGAGCTACGTAAGAAAGAAGCTTTAAGTGAAAAAGGAGTCGATACAAAACAGCTCCAAAAAGAAGAAGAAGCCATCAACTCGATTCTTCAGAAGCTTAACTTTATTGATGGTACAAAAGGAATCGTATCTGAATATAAAGTTAATAAGGAACAATATTTTGACAAGGAAGAGGCTTTTAAAGTCGAGACTCAAGAATTAGAATCACAATTGAAAGCTATTCTTGACCGATTTGAAGATGAAAAGACACAACTGAATGCTCAGCGAGCACAGTTTAAAGCTGAAGTTCAGACCTTACAAAATGAATCTCGAAATCTAGAAACACAGCTCAACGAATTTGACCGTTTCAAATCTGAAGAGATGAGTCCTTATTTCAGTTTGATCAAATTCATTGAAGAAGCCCATGAAACGGTTATAGGACATGGAGAAACGGTAAGTGAGTTATTGTCCACAGTCAGAGGCGAATTTGCTAGAAAAGGTGAAATACAAGCTAAATTCACCAAAGAAGTTCTAAGCTATACCAGTAAATTCCAAAAAGCGAATGAAATGAAATTCCCTATTCTCACGGGTCAAGATGACGAAAGGGCTATTTTCTTCTTCGTAGACAAAACGCTAAGGGGATTTATTGAGAACGATCTGATTGAGAATGTTCAGGAACAAGTTGAGAAACAACACAGCGGACTTATTAGTAACATCACTAGAGAAGTGGGTGATATTTCTAAGGTGAATAAATCTATTCATGAGACGGTGAAACAACTCAATGATCATTTTGAGCAGACCAACTTTGTCGGTGTTGTTAAGTCAGTTAAACTCCAATTCAAGGAAAAAACTTCAGGATTGACAGGGCTACTTATGAAAGCCAAAGAGTTGGATAGTAAGTTTAATTTTGGCGATCAAGCTAGTTTCTTCAAGGAAAAAGCCGATAGTGTTACCAATAAAAAATCAATTCAGTTATTGAATGATTTGAATGCTGAAATTCAACAAACAAATTCAAAATACATCAAAATCGATGATTTCTTTGAATTACAGTTTAGAGTAGCTGAAAATAACAATGATACTGGTTGGGTTGAAAAACTATCGAACGTAGGATCTGAAGGAACAGATGTTCTTGTAAAATCTATGATCTACATTACACTTCTGAATGTCTTCAAGGAAAATGTTTTCAAGAATAACGATGACTACAGAGTGCATTGTATGATTGATGAAGTGGGTAAACTCTCTGATCGTTATCTGAGAGAACTTATTGATTTTACAAATCATAAAAACGTAAGATTAATTTTTGGTTCGCCAAATGAAAACGACCCTCTAATTTATCATCACGTTTATAAACTTGACCGAAATACAAAAACCAATAAAGTGAATGTAATAAAACTTGTTGGGGAAGCTTAA
- a CDS encoding condensin complex protein MksE — protein MRHNTYITRAFEILSRGNFISANSSRSEIRNLYNEIDDNFEDFYDYFLPLNFTLERGNNFFYFSRKEQRQTLREKVEKFYKYIDRLAFFSSYDATFSEGSQFQITDIVHRCKTDANLFEQLKRIVGEKDPSIIDKVRDLAEEMKRLGFFEVIDTEKETYKVLSAYHFLEEIVLLIDIDQTDDDEVSK, from the coding sequence ATGAGACATAATACATATATCACAAGGGCTTTTGAGATTCTGAGTAGAGGTAATTTCATAAGCGCTAATAGTAGTCGAAGTGAGATCAGAAATCTATACAATGAGATTGATGACAACTTCGAAGATTTTTACGATTATTTTTTACCCTTAAATTTTACACTAGAGAGAGGAAATAATTTTTTTTACTTCTCTCGAAAAGAACAGCGACAAACACTCCGAGAAAAGGTAGAAAAGTTCTATAAATATATTGATAGACTTGCATTCTTCTCATCATATGATGCTACCTTCTCTGAAGGAAGTCAATTTCAGATTACTGATATTGTGCACCGCTGTAAAACTGATGCAAACCTTTTTGAGCAACTCAAGAGGATTGTTGGAGAAAAAGATCCGTCAATCATTGATAAGGTGAGAGACTTGGCTGAGGAGATGAAAAGACTAGGATTTTTTGAAGTGATCGATACAGAAAAAGAGACTTATAAAGTACTTTCTGCATATCACTTTTTAGAGGAAATTGTATTATTGATTGATATTGACCAAACAGACGACGATGAGGTATCTAAATAA
- a CDS encoding DUF5074 domain-containing protein: MNRNLFNRKGIIAGLMALSIFTSCESDDETLRKPDSIEITTPNGSSSIFPSETLEFVGEVSDADFVNWYLGDAHMSDSSSFTYTFNEVGDFRALFSAGYTGADSLTAYRDITVNPFNGFMVLSEGSFGAPGSESFTFVNTDRELKINGVFNAQNDGAEVGSTLQSAVVSDNYIYAVAQNGPNLVSIINKEDLTLEQGLTSSELNFGEYIYPTNITLVDDAKAYVRSFYYDDFYATHSAVFALDLTTNTLSKVDGVHANLGQMQIVGDELFTIEGDVLYITNVTSNTLTETVALESVATTMVKDSQDNLVVVLTGENSKVVKINAASRNITETIDAPEGVSFASGSKNAYTTINPSTDAVYFIPYTAGDWGGTITNKMYEVKDGALKEAFDISNWSDDEAGFPYGEIAFDEATGNLMITTIKSYGEYDSNALFFVDPSTGSVVKKYAGVGEFPAMVLPL; encoded by the coding sequence ATGAACAGAAATCTTTTTAATCGTAAAGGAATTATTGCAGGTCTTATGGCCCTAAGTATTTTTACTTCATGCGAGTCTGATGATGAAACTCTGAGAAAACCAGATTCTATTGAAATTACAACTCCAAATGGTTCTTCTTCAATATTTCCAAGTGAAACATTAGAATTTGTCGGAGAGGTTAGTGACGCTGATTTTGTGAACTGGTATCTTGGAGATGCACACATGAGTGACTCTTCTTCTTTTACTTATACTTTTAACGAAGTAGGTGACTTTAGAGCTTTATTCTCTGCTGGTTATACAGGAGCAGATTCTCTAACGGCTTACAGAGATATTACAGTAAATCCTTTTAATGGTTTTATGGTATTGTCTGAAGGAAGTTTCGGTGCTCCAGGTTCTGAAAGTTTCACGTTTGTAAATACAGATAGAGAATTAAAAATAAATGGTGTTTTTAATGCCCAAAATGACGGAGCTGAAGTAGGTAGTACTTTACAATCTGCTGTAGTTTCTGACAACTATATATATGCCGTAGCTCAAAATGGACCTAATTTAGTTAGTATCATTAATAAAGAAGATTTGACTTTAGAGCAAGGTCTAACAAGCTCAGAGTTGAATTTTGGCGAATATATTTATCCTACAAATATTACTTTGGTAGATGATGCTAAAGCTTATGTTAGATCATTTTATTATGATGATTTTTATGCAACTCACAGTGCAGTTTTCGCACTAGATTTAACAACGAATACTCTATCAAAAGTTGATGGTGTACACGCTAATTTAGGCCAAATGCAAATAGTTGGGGATGAATTGTTCACAATTGAAGGAGATGTATTATACATTACAAATGTAACTTCAAATACACTAACAGAGACTGTAGCATTAGAATCTGTAGCGACAACTATGGTAAAAGATAGCCAAGATAACTTGGTTGTAGTGTTGACAGGAGAGAATTCTAAAGTCGTAAAAATTAATGCTGCATCTAGAAACATTACTGAAACCATTGATGCTCCTGAAGGTGTATCTTTTGCTTCAGGCTCTAAAAACGCATACACTACAATAAATCCTTCTACTGATGCAGTTTATTTCATTCCTTATACTGCAGGAGATTGGGGTGGAACAATCACTAACAAAATGTATGAAGTGAAAGATGGTGCTTTAAAAGAAGCTTTTGATATATCTAACTGGTCAGATGATGAGGCTGGTTTCCCATATGGTGAAATAGCATTTGATGAAGCTACTGGAAATTTGATGATCACAACAATTAAAAGCTATGGAGAATACGATTCAAATGCTTTGTTCTTTGTCGACCCATCAACAGGTTCTGTAGTTAAAAAATATGCTGGTGTAGGTGAGTTCCCTGCTATGGTTCTTCCTTTATAA
- a CDS encoding TonB-dependent receptor codes for MSIFTLGFNTNLLYAQVLDSVLYLEEVNIVDVSIPERISFKTTYIEPEIIESNLTASLGEMLSLNTPIFIKSYGVGGTQTPSFRGTGASHTQVYWNGVSLNSPMLGQVDLSLFPVAFSDEVVVNYGASSLMHGTGGLGGAIQMNSRVVMDGVPHVLVSHTANTLQNHISNASVTLGSEKLQSTTKVYYKDAKNLFDFVNPLEPGSPTWTNENSAHLQYGILQEFSFRLRENETFSFYTWYQTSERELPPSMHTEQSFAWQSDESLRFLGSWDRVDEKKSLSLSTYYGKENFYYQKDISNDNFPKISASDTDSYSFQLHGKSSFHLSDKLDLRFGFDYQYDNLNSTVREGGSQTKSNQSDQNIFDLYSGVEWLPSSNLSMSFLVRQELIDDQIQPFLPSLGIDWKAYSNYTQDLNLRVNLSRNFHAPTLNDKYLYPVGNEDMKPEEGWIGEIGGTYHIQKSNALSFKIETTAFASLINNWIVWTPSVSNLWAPKNLKEVFSRGIEQIVSASYDNGRDFSVDLYTSFSYVRSENQEAEDELDKSVGNQLTYTPITSFQGYARMKYKDYYLTIEEQAYGKRFTQTDASEWLPAYYLTNVAVGKKIYLNSHRIDVQARIENIFNYHYQSIARKPMPGRVYQLSLTYRLN; via the coding sequence GTGTCAATTTTTACTTTAGGTTTCAATACAAATCTACTTTATGCACAAGTCTTAGATTCTGTATTGTACCTGGAAGAAGTGAATATCGTTGATGTATCAATCCCTGAACGAATTAGTTTTAAGACTACCTATATTGAGCCTGAAATTATTGAAAGTAATCTAACTGCTAGTTTAGGTGAAATGCTGAGTCTGAATACTCCAATATTCATTAAAAGTTATGGGGTTGGTGGAACACAAACACCTTCATTTAGAGGAACAGGAGCTAGTCATACACAAGTGTATTGGAATGGTGTGAGTTTAAATTCACCAATGCTAGGACAGGTAGATTTGTCACTTTTCCCTGTTGCATTTTCAGATGAAGTAGTCGTCAATTATGGTGCTTCTAGCTTGATGCATGGAACAGGTGGATTGGGAGGTGCTATACAAATGAACTCTAGAGTTGTCATGGATGGTGTTCCTCATGTTCTCGTTTCGCATACAGCTAATACATTACAGAATCATATTTCAAATGCAAGTGTAACTCTTGGCTCTGAGAAACTTCAGAGTACAACTAAAGTGTATTATAAGGATGCTAAAAACTTATTTGATTTCGTAAATCCTTTAGAGCCAGGTTCTCCAACATGGACAAATGAAAACTCTGCACATCTTCAGTATGGTATTCTTCAGGAGTTTTCGTTTAGGCTTAGAGAAAATGAAACATTCAGTTTTTATACATGGTATCAGACGAGTGAAAGGGAGTTACCTCCGAGTATGCATACCGAACAAAGTTTTGCATGGCAAAGTGATGAATCTTTAAGGTTTTTAGGTTCGTGGGATAGAGTGGATGAAAAAAAGTCTTTGAGTTTGTCAACTTACTATGGTAAAGAAAATTTTTATTATCAGAAAGATATAAGTAACGATAACTTTCCTAAAATTTCTGCTTCAGATACAGACAGCTATTCATTCCAATTACATGGAAAAAGTAGTTTTCATTTGAGCGATAAACTTGATTTAAGGTTTGGTTTTGACTATCAATACGATAATCTGAATAGTACAGTCAGAGAAGGAGGCTCCCAAACCAAAAGTAATCAATCAGATCAAAACATATTCGATCTATATTCGGGAGTAGAATGGCTCCCAAGTTCCAACCTGAGTATGAGTTTCCTAGTTCGTCAAGAGTTGATTGATGACCAAATACAACCTTTTTTACCATCCTTAGGAATTGATTGGAAAGCGTATTCAAATTATACTCAAGATTTAAATTTGAGAGTAAACCTTTCACGAAACTTCCATGCCCCAACACTAAATGACAAATATCTTTACCCTGTTGGAAATGAAGATATGAAGCCAGAAGAAGGTTGGATTGGAGAAATTGGAGGTACATATCACATCCAAAAATCAAATGCACTTTCTTTTAAAATTGAGACCACTGCATTTGCATCACTTATTAATAATTGGATTGTTTGGACTCCTTCTGTCAGTAATCTTTGGGCTCCTAAAAATCTAAAAGAAGTATTTTCTCGAGGGATCGAGCAAATAGTCTCTGCAAGCTATGATAATGGGAGAGACTTCTCCGTAGATTTATATACTTCATTTTCGTATGTGAGGTCAGAAAATCAAGAGGCAGAAGATGAACTCGATAAGTCAGTAGGAAATCAACTTACATATACTCCAATTACAAGTTTTCAAGGATATGCCCGTATGAAGTACAAGGATTATTACTTGACCATTGAAGAACAAGCATACGGAAAACGATTCACTCAAACCGATGCGAGTGAATGGTTACCTGCGTATTATCTCACTAATGTTGCTGTCGGTAAAAAAATATATCTCAATTCGCATAGAATTGATGTACAAGCACGGATTGAAAATATTTTTAATTACCACTATCAATCAATCGCACGAAAGCCAATGCCTGGCAGAGTTTATCAGTTATCATTAACCTACCGTTTAAATTAA
- a CDS encoding DUF5074 domain-containing protein has product MRLLIVFIFALILTGCNNPEDALPQGDLGDGRDLYNEGVFIVNEGNFDWGFGTLSHYDREGEEVTNAIFKKKNGHELGNVVQSLYILDSVGYLPINNSSRVEIVDVKTMEWLGRIEIPKSSPRYFYPVTQSKAYVTDIYADRFYVVNTETNALEKDVQVGGWTEKMISHDDFIYMTQTRTAYDTREGGQLLLKIDKISDVVIDSLKMPVGPIDIQKDKNNNLWVLCNGGLGKAKPSLVKVDVGSFKIKDIFEFESKGLEQPSRLRINAAKDELYYIYNDVFKFNITDSNLPQTPIIPANGRLFYALGIDPISNEIYTSDAFDYVQQGMVFKYDYNGKELHSFTVGVIPNEFVFNYN; this is encoded by the coding sequence ATGAGATTATTAATCGTTTTCATTTTTGCTCTAATCCTAACAGGGTGTAACAATCCTGAAGATGCTTTACCTCAAGGTGATTTAGGAGATGGAAGAGACCTCTACAATGAAGGTGTATTTATCGTGAATGAAGGCAACTTTGATTGGGGATTTGGTACGCTTTCTCATTATGATAGAGAAGGTGAAGAAGTAACGAATGCTATTTTCAAGAAAAAGAATGGGCATGAATTGGGTAATGTAGTGCAGTCGTTATACATCCTTGATAGTGTTGGCTATTTACCCATAAATAATTCATCAAGAGTTGAAATAGTAGATGTTAAAACGATGGAATGGCTTGGGAGAATTGAGATACCCAAAAGTAGCCCAAGATACTTCTATCCAGTAACTCAATCGAAAGCCTATGTTACTGATATTTATGCGGATCGTTTCTATGTAGTAAATACAGAAACGAATGCTTTGGAAAAAGATGTACAAGTTGGCGGTTGGACTGAGAAAATGATTTCACATGATGATTTCATTTATATGACTCAAACTCGTACCGCTTATGATACACGGGAAGGTGGGCAACTTCTTTTAAAAATAGATAAGATTTCTGATGTTGTTATTGATAGCCTTAAAATGCCTGTAGGACCTATAGATATTCAAAAGGATAAGAATAATAATCTTTGGGTTTTGTGCAACGGAGGTTTAGGGAAAGCTAAGCCTTCTTTGGTAAAGGTTGATGTCGGTAGTTTTAAGATCAAAGACATATTCGAGTTTGAATCAAAAGGTTTAGAACAGCCTTCTAGGTTGAGGATTAATGCTGCAAAAGATGAACTTTATTATATCTACAACGATGTGTTTAAGTTTAATATTACAGATTCTAATCTTCCTCAAACGCCCATAATTCCAGCAAATGGGAGACTATTTTATGCATTAGGTATTGACCCGATATCTAATGAAATTTATACCTCAGATGCTTTTGATTATGTACAACAAGGAATGGTTTTTAAGTACGATTATAATGGGAAGGAGCTTCATTCGTTTACAGTAGGGGTGATTCCAAATGAATTTGTTTTTAACTACAACTAA